CGTTGCCGGGAGAACGAGCCCGTGGACGTTCTCGGCCCCGAGCGCCTCGACGGAGAGATTCGCGGTCAGCGTACTGTCGATCCCGCCTGAAAGGCCAATGACCGCACCGTCGGCACTCGCGGCGTCGACCCGGTCGCGAATGAATCCCGTGATGTGTTCGCGTCGCTGCTCGAGTTCCGCCTCCGAAAAGCGAAGGTCGATCATGGGAGCAGGTATGGGCGGCGTGACCTAATAGCCTCCCCTCCCCGGGGAAAAGTGACCGGGCGGTCGGTTTCAGAGATCGCTCGAGGTCTGACGTGCTGCTCAGTTTCCGGGTACGGCTATCGTGAAAACGGGGACCGAAGGTCCGGGTGCGAGAATCGAACTACGCGTCTCAGCCTCCACGGGCTGAAGGATTACCACTACCCCAACCCGGACACACTGCGTCTTGCCGCACGTCTCGCTACCACGGTGGACACGTAATATGTACTGACAGTCTGCAGCGAGTGCAACGTAAGGCTGGATTCTTGTGTGGCAGCGGTGGCGACGGGGAATCGCTCGAGAGCGCTACGTTGAAGTGTAGCCGGTGAGTATTCTCGAGTGTCGGACGTGCGCCGGTGTCCCGCCGAACGGAGTGAGGCGGGGCTCGGCGCGCAAGCGAACGAAGTGAGCGCAGTGCGCCGGTGGTGAGCAGTTCCAAAGGAACTGCGATCCACGGCGCGAATGAAATGAGCGCCGGTGGTCCAGTGGTAGGACTCGAGCTTCCCAAGCTCGCGGCCCGGGTTCAATTCCCGGCCGGCGCACTTCTCGAGTGGCCCATGATCCGATAGTAGAATCTATCGGTGGGAACTCAGTAGCACGTTACGTTTGACGCTAAAATGGGACTGGGCCCGGCCTACTCGTGAATGCCCATCGCTTCGATCTGTTCCTGATACCGGTTCCGGATCGTTACCTCGGTCACCTGTGCGACATCGGACACCTCGCGCTGGGTCTTCTTCTCGTTACAGAGCAGTGACGCGGCGTAGATTGCGGCCGCGGCGTAGCCGGTCGGCGACTTGCCCGAGAGGAGCCCCTTCTCGGTCGTCGTATCGATGATTTCGTTCGCCTTTACCTGGACCTCTTCGGAGAGCTCGAGTTCCGAGCAGAACCGGGGCACGTACTTCTTGGGATTGACCGGCTCCATCTCGAGGTTGAGTTCCTGAGCGACGTAGCGATAGGTGCGGCCGATCTCCTTGCGCTCGACGCGGGAGACGGCAGCGACTTCCTCGAGCGATCGGGGGATGCCTTCCATGCGGCAGGCGGCGTAGAGTGTACTGGTCGCAACGCCCTCGATGGAGCGCCCGCGGATGAGGTCTTCGTCGAGCGCGCGCCGGTAGATGACGCAGGCGACCTCGCGGACCGAGCGGGGGATGGCGAGCGAGGAGGCCATCCGATCGGTCTCGGAGAGGGCGAACTGGAGGTTCCGTTCGCCGGCGTCTTTGGTGCGGATCCGTTCTTGCCACTTTCGCAGGCGACGCATCTGATTGCGTTTGTCCGAGGAGATCGACCGGCCGTAGGCGTCCTGATTCTTCCAGTCGATGGAGGTCGTCAGGCCCTTGTCGTGCATCGTCTGGGTCGTCGGCGCGCCGACGCGGGACTTGTTCTGGCGCTCGGAGTGGTTGAACGCGCGCCATTCAGGACCGTGGTCGATGTTGGTTCCTTCGACGATGAGCCCGCACTGATCACAGACGAGTTCGCCCTGATCTTCGCTTTTGACGAGCGTTCCACCGTCACACTCGTCACACACCCGCTCGCGCTCCGGTTCCTGCGTTTTTTCTGTCGTTTCAGGATCGCGTTCGCGCTGACGGGTGGGGCTTGCCATTTCATGTTGATAACGATGTTGCAAGGACTTAAGGGCTCGCCACCGAAGTACCACTCTTCAACTGTCATATGACTCCCGGTTCTGACGAAAAACAGCGCGATCAGCCGTCTCAGAGGTAGCCAAAGAGCGTTCCGACTAGAACGAGCAGCCACATCGCAGTACCGACGACCAACATGTCGTTGAACTTCGTGCTCCGAGACGCGCGTTTGGCCGCGCCGCCGGCGATCAGACCGAGCGCAACGACGACGAGCATCCGCTGGACGACGACATCGACGGGCAGCGAGGAGACGCCGAGCAGGCTATAGTCGAGCCAGACTGCGACCGCGAGCGAGCCCGCGGCGACGATGGCGGCGTCAAGCCGTCGCGTGAGCCCGCGTGCGAGTAGATAGGTCGCGACCGGGATCCCGACCCCGATCACCGGATAGAGGATCGCGGCGATCTGGTGGGGAGTGAGGAACGTGGCTTGGCGCTCAAGGGCGAGGCCGCCTATCCGGACACCCAGATACAGCGCCAGGATAGTGAAGACGAGGAGGACGTGACCGGCCTCGAGGCGGGCGTAGGCGGCGGCGAGCCGCTGGCGGTCGACATCGGTGAGGTGGTCGTCGATCGCGTCGGGCGTCCGCTCGGCGATGCGCTCCCCCGTGGACGTGGACCGCTCGGTGCCGCTCGATGCGTTGATACCGCGTCTCCCGGCTCGGACGCCGATGAGCGTCGGGACGACGAGCAGGCCGGCGAGTTCGACGAGGGTCGCCCAGCCGTCGGCGTCGGCGGAGTTCCTGTTGTCGAGGTAGATGCGGCTCACATCGTCCTGGACGTCGACTCGCGGGTGTTTCATGAAGTCAGTCTCTACTTTCGTCTGGGCGTCCTGGGAGCCGTGAACGCGGTGTCGAAGGGTGAACCAGTCGAAGTGCTCCGAGTGGGTCTGCATGGCGACCCAGTCGTCATCCTCGTTGGGGCTCTCGTAGAGGCGGATGTGGTATCGCTGTCCGAAGTAGTCGCCGTCCTCGAGCTGGCGCGTTTCGGTCGTCCAGTAGCCGCTCTCGTTCGGGCCGGGATCGACGTAGGCGTAGCGGGTGCCGCCGTCGGCCTGCCCCCAGTTCAGGTTGGGAATGGGACCCTGCGAGTCCTCAGACGCCGCTTCCTCGTCGGTTGCGTTTGCCGACGAGTTGTTCGCCGTCGTTTCGGTGTCGGTCTCGGCGTCCGATTGCGTTTCGTCGGCGGTCGTGTTAGCTGGTTGCGTTCCGTTAGCGGTCGCGTTAGCCGGTTGCGTTTCGTTGTCGGAGGCGTTCCCGCCGGTAAGCGAGTACGTATCCGGCAGCGCTTCCTCCTCGGATTCGTTGATCTCCGACCAGTCACCGCCGTCTGCCTCAGTCAGTACCCGCTCAATGTCGTCGATGTCACCACGGACGACCACGTTGATCGGACTCCGTTTCTGGAACTGCTGGGTGGGACTGAGATACTCCCAGAAACTGCTCTCGGAGTCATCGAACGAGACGAGTTCCGGCGTCCGCTGCTCCGGCTGGGCCGGCGCTTCCGACGCTATCTGGCTGGTCGATAGCGACAGCAACAGCGACGGCCCGCCGACGAGGGCGAACGCAAGAGCGAGCAGAACGGCTGTGATCACGATCGAACGGCGCATCTCTCCATCATTAGTGACGGCGCACACATCAAACCGTGTGTAACGGATCCAATGTATCCCGTTCGCGCACGATGACTGTGGACGAGCGGATCACGGTCGCAGAATTATCTATGGTTACGCGGTCGTGAACCGACCCGTCTACTCGAGCAAATCGATCACCCCGTTCGAGTGGACGATCCGCTATTGCTGCGCGGATTCGGTTCCACTCATACGTCAGGACCGATGGTGGTGACGGGAACGGGGGCTTCGCGGACGACGCGCTGGGAGACGCTGCCGACGACGTTGCGTTCGTACTCGTCGCCACTGGTTCCCATGACGATCAGGTTGACGTCGGCAGTCGCGGCGTAGTCGACGATACACTCGGCGGGGTTGCCGGTGTCGACCGCTGTCGTCGTCTCGATCCCGTGGTCGGCGGCACGGGTTGCCGCATCGTCGACCGCCTCGTGGGCGGTCTCCTCGAGGTCGTCACGGACCTGCTCGATGCGGTCGTCGTTGAGGACGAGGAACGCACGGTCGTCAACGACCGAGAGAACGTGGAGGGTCGCGTCTCGCGTGGTCGCGACATCGATGGCGTGGTCCGCGACGGTCGCCGCGTGGTCGCTGCCGTCCGTCGGAAGCAGGATCGTCTCGTACATTGCTGTCTACGTGAACCACTCACGCGGACCAAAAAAGGGGTTTCCCTCCGTCTTCTGCGGTGGGAATGCCCAAACGAGACTAGATACCCGGGATGCCGAGCGCGTCGGGGGTGACGAAGCCGACCACCGCGAGCGCATAGAGAATCCCGACCGCGACGATCCAGGCGACGAACCCGATCGCGGCCGCAGATCCCCAGCCGCCGGGATAGCGCCAGTTGATGACGCCGACCCAGATGACCAGCATCAACAAGACGCCGAGGATGGGGATCCAGCCGACGAAAAAGCTCGTGATCGCCCACGCGGCCGCCCCGATGAGGGCGGTGACCGCTGCGTTCACGAAGCTCGCGTCTCTGTCTAACACCAGCCGCGCGCCTGCAAGAATCCCGATCGTTCCGACCAGTAAGCTCAGGACGAAGATCAGGATGGAGTCCGCGACGGCCATATTAGGGTTTCCAGCTCAGTTCGATTTCCACTGTCTCACGATTCCCCCGGAGCATCGAGGATCGCTCGACGGTCTCGACCGAGACATCGATATTGTGGGGCGGGTTGAGCGATACATTCTTGTTCCCGACCCGGATCGTGACCTCCTCATTCTCGCTCCCGAACTCCGTCGCGAGCTCTTGGAGGTACGCGGCGAGTTCCTCTCGTGGCAGTGTTTCATCGGCTGTCGTCCGTTGGGCCATACGGGAGTATCGGGTGCCTGTCCGCAAAAGTATGGGCCCTGAACATGTCGATAAGTGCTGTTTACTGGATTAGGGACCGTTGTAACATTCGACTAGGCGGAATCGGGACGAGCGGCGACTCAAAACAGATTCGCCTGCTGATAGACGGAAATCCCCTCGCCCGTGATCTCGTATGGTTTTTTCTCCCGAGAATGATTCGCGTCGCGGATCTTCTGGATCTCGATCGCCAGCCGCGTCTCGCGGAAGTCATCGGGCCTGACGTACTGCAGGATGAAGACGGCATCCGTGAGATACTCGACAATGCCGTACCGTGAGGCGTAGGGCGTCTCCTCTGAAGCCTCACTCGTCAACAGTGCGGTAACGCCCGCCTCTTTCAGACTCCGGGAGAAATCGTATATTTCGTTGCGGCGTTTTGCCCGATCCTGATACATCATCTCGAGCAGGGAGACCGAATCCAACACGAGCCGCGAGGCGTCGAACTCCGCGACGAGCGCGGGGAGTTCGTCGCGGATCGATGCCAGACTGTTGGCCATCTCGATAGGGTCGACATCGACGACGGCGAGCTGGCCGTCGGCGACGTACTCATCGAACGCGTACCCCTTCTCGGTCGCGCTGTTGATGACCTGGTCGCGGCTCTCCTCTAGGGTGATAAACACCGCGCGTTCACCCTGCTCGAGGCCGTGGTGGAGGAACTGGAGCCCGAAAGTTGTCTTGCCGGTCCCGGCGCTGCCCATTGCGACGATCAGTGAGCGTTCGGGGACGCCGCCCTGAATCATCCGATCGAGGCCGTCGATGCCGAGATCGAGTCGGGGGAGATCCGAGTCGATCTCCTCGTCGAAGTCGGGCTTGTCGCTGCCCTCGAGTACGAAATCGAGGTCGTCGAACCCCTCGGGGCCGGCGGCCGAGTCGGTATCGTCGCGTTCATCGGCAGTCGTCGGCGTTTCGACGTCCTGTAACGCCGACCCGAAGCCCTCGTCGAACAGGGAGTCGTCTGCCGGATCGGGAATCGACTCGGCAGCGTCAGACGACGCGTCGGAGTCCGACTCCGAATCGGAGCGAGGGTCCGCGCCCGACTCGGGCAATTCAGCCCCATCGTCGCTCTCGGGAGCCGCCGAGTCAGCCGTCGTGGATGGCGGCGTCGGCTTGTCGTCGGCCTCGTTCTCGAGAGCGCGTTCGAACCAGTCGTCGTTGTCGTCATCACTCACGGCGATCACCCGCTGGCCGCCGAGGTGAGAGGCGAGAGCGGAACGGGTGCCACCAGCGAGCCGAGCCGCTGGCACCGACGGCGATATGACATGGAGCGGATTCGAATAGACAGGCGCCATACTGGATACTGCGACGGGGTCGTCGCTGACGGATACCTGTCCGGAGTCATCCCATCCGGATTAAGCTTGTTGCCGGCAGCCGGACAAGCGTGGCTTTTTGACGACGGGGCGGGTATCCGCCGTCGATGGACGTCGCCGTCGGAATCGTCGCCCAACGTGATAACGAGCGTGCACAGGCACTCGCCGCGAGCCTCGTCGACGCCCTCGAGCGCGAGGGAGCCGGCGTCGTCGTCGACGAAGCGACCGGCGGGGCGGTCGAGGCGGATGCCGTCCCCGTCACCGCGATGGCAGGCCGCGACCTCGTCGTGAGCATCGGCGGCGACGGGACGCTGTTGTTCGTCGCCCGCGAAGTCGGTTCGACGCCGATTCTAGGAGTCAATCTCGGCGAAGTCGGCTTTCTCAACGCCGTCGCGCCCGACGACGCGCTCGGCGTCGTCACTGAACTCGTGGCGGAACTCGATGAAACAGGGAGCGTCGAGGAACGCGAACTCGCACGACTGCAGGCGACCGGTGTCGAAGAAAACTGGACGCTTGAACCCGCTCTCAACGAGGTCGTCGTCCACGGACCGCGACGAGGGAACGGCGGCGGCGCGACCGTTGCGATCGACGTCGACGGGCAACGGTACACCAAGAGCCACGCGGACGGCGTCCTCGTGGCCACGCCGACGGGATCGACCGCGTACAATTTGAGCGAGGGCGGACCGCTGGTCCATCCGTCCGCCGAGACGCTCGTCGTCGCGCAGATGGCCGCGACCGAGTCGATGCCCCCGCTGGTCGTCGAACCAGAGACCGAGATCACCCTGACCGTCTCCGGAACCGAAACCGCCTACGCGATCAGCGACGGGCGGAACCGACAGCGCCTCGAGCCACCCGCCACGGTTTCGATCGCGCTCGCGACCGAGTCCGTCAGGCTGGTTGGCCCGCAGGCGAACTTCTTCGACGGCCTCGACAAGCTCGAGTGAGCCCTAGCTGTCGCCTTCGACGAGCCGCTCTAAGTGCTCCGGTGGGACCGAGCCGCGGGCGACGTGGCCGTCCGAGACGAACGTCGGGACGCCGGTGACGCCCGTCTGCTGTGCCTCCGCGAATCGGTCCTCGAGTTCCGCACGGATGCCCTCATCCGCGACCGCATCGCGGATCTCGTCCGTCGGGAGGCCGATGTTCGACGCGAGATCGACCAGCACATCGACATCGCCGATGTCACGGTCGTCCTGCCATAGCGCCGTATAGATCGCCTCGTCGAACGCCTCCCACTGCTCGGGATACTCCTGCTTGACGTACCACGACGCGACCTGTGCGTCGAAGGAGTCGACATCGGTCGTGATCTCTTGGGCCATCTCGACGTCGTACTCCTCCTGGAGTCGGCGAACGTTCTGTTTCGCCTGCTCGTAGTACCCCTCGTCCTTGCCGTCGTCGACGTCGTGATCGATCGACCCGTCGGGATTGCGCTTCCCGCTGCGAAGGTCGAAGGGATGCCACTCGACGTCGAGTGGCTCGTCGCGGTCCTCGCGGTACTGTGCGAGCGAGCGTGTTCCCAGATAACAGAACGGGCAGACGTAGTCAGCGTAGATCTCGATTCGGTCGGTCGTTTCCGGTGTCGATCCGGTGTCAGCGTCAGCCATAGCACCGATAGGAACCTAATACGGAAAAGTCGCCGGTCACCGGCAGTCGACGTCGAGACGAGGTGTGGCCCGGTCCAGAATTTGGCCGGCAACCGCGTCGTTAGCTCTCGGATCCGGCGGCCGCGTCCGCGGCCTCGGTTTCCGACTCCGTCACGTCCGGCAGGTTCGGATCCCGGTAGGGGTTGCGCCCGTAGGCCGG
This genomic stretch from Natrinema sp. SYSU A 869 harbors:
- a CDS encoding NAD(+)/NADH kinase: MDVAVGIVAQRDNERAQALAASLVDALEREGAGVVVDEATGGAVEADAVPVTAMAGRDLVVSIGGDGTLLFVAREVGSTPILGVNLGEVGFLNAVAPDDALGVVTELVAELDETGSVEERELARLQATGVEENWTLEPALNEVVVHGPRRGNGGGATVAIDVDGQRYTKSHADGVLVATPTGSTAYNLSEGGPLVHPSAETLVVAQMAATESMPPLVVEPETEITLTVSGTETAYAISDGRNRQRLEPPATVSIALATESVRLVGPQANFFDGLDKLE
- a CDS encoding amphi-Trp domain-containing protein: MAQRTTADETLPREELAAYLQELATEFGSENEEVTIRVGNKNVSLNPPHNIDVSVETVERSSMLRGNRETVEIELSWKP
- a CDS encoding KaiC domain-containing protein is translated as MIAVSDDDNDDWFERALENEADDKPTPPSTTADSAAPESDDGAELPESGADPRSDSESDSDASSDAAESIPDPADDSLFDEGFGSALQDVETPTTADERDDTDSAAGPEGFDDLDFVLEGSDKPDFDEEIDSDLPRLDLGIDGLDRMIQGGVPERSLIVAMGSAGTGKTTFGLQFLHHGLEQGERAVFITLEESRDQVINSATEKGYAFDEYVADGQLAVVDVDPIEMANSLASIRDELPALVAEFDASRLVLDSVSLLEMMYQDRAKRRNEIYDFSRSLKEAGVTALLTSEASEETPYASRYGIVEYLTDAVFILQYVRPDDFRETRLAIEIQKIRDANHSREKKPYEITGEGISVYQQANLF
- a CDS encoding DsbA family oxidoreductase, whose product is MADADTGSTPETTDRIEIYADYVCPFCYLGTRSLAQYREDRDEPLDVEWHPFDLRSGKRNPDGSIDHDVDDGKDEGYYEQAKQNVRRLQEEYDVEMAQEITTDVDSFDAQVASWYVKQEYPEQWEAFDEAIYTALWQDDRDIGDVDVLVDLASNIGLPTDEIRDAVADEGIRAELEDRFAEAQQTGVTGVPTFVSDGHVARGSVPPEHLERLVEGDS
- a CDS encoding universal stress protein: MYETILLPTDGSDHAATVADHAIDVATTRDATLHVLSVVDDRAFLVLNDDRIEQVRDDLEETAHEAVDDAATRAADHGIETTTAVDTGNPAECIVDYAATADVNLIVMGTSGDEYERNVVGSVSQRVVREAPVPVTTIGPDV
- a CDS encoding transcription initiation factor IIB, whose protein sequence is MASPTRQRERDPETTEKTQEPERERVCDECDGGTLVKSEDQGELVCDQCGLIVEGTNIDHGPEWRAFNHSERQNKSRVGAPTTQTMHDKGLTTSIDWKNQDAYGRSISSDKRNQMRRLRKWQERIRTKDAGERNLQFALSETDRMASSLAIPRSVREVACVIYRRALDEDLIRGRSIEGVATSTLYAACRMEGIPRSLEEVAAVSRVERKEIGRTYRYVAQELNLEMEPVNPKKYVPRFCSELELSEEVQVKANEIIDTTTEKGLLSGKSPTGYAAAAIYAASLLCNEKKTQREVSDVAQVTEVTIRNRYQEQIEAMGIHE